The Tumebacillus amylolyticus genome contains a region encoding:
- the acpS gene encoding holo-ACP synthase: protein MKIGIDITHLDDFEQFDEASVDLVFTRAEWADVDGDPNHLARKAGRFAAKEAVLKVLGCGLGDISLVDIEILSAENGEPRVRLSGRALEWFQTLSLDQLELSISHHREYAVAVAVATPK, encoded by the coding sequence GTGAAGATCGGAATCGACATCACCCACCTCGATGACTTTGAGCAGTTTGACGAAGCCTCGGTTGATCTGGTGTTCACCCGGGCGGAATGGGCGGACGTCGACGGCGATCCGAACCATCTCGCCCGCAAGGCGGGTCGATTCGCGGCGAAGGAAGCTGTTCTGAAAGTTCTCGGGTGCGGGCTGGGGGATATCTCCCTCGTAGACATTGAAATTCTCAGCGCTGAAAACGGTGAGCCTCGTGTCCGACTCAGCGGTCGAGCCTTGGAATGGTTTCAAACCCTTTCCCTCGACCAACTAGAATTGTCAATTTCGCATCATCGAGAGTACGCGGTGGCGGTTGCCGTTGCCACCCCGAAATGA
- a CDS encoding alpha/beta hydrolase, whose protein sequence is MPKRLEGIVFENSRGQELVGVMHHGQGEGPHPCLIVCHGFAGTKVGGSRRFVEFGRYAAERNVSIFRFDFAGSGDSEGDLIDLTLDRELDDLEAAVRAISALPSVDSSRVGVVGHCMGAVTALRAASRNPEIWRTIAWAPFTDLSDTMRRLIGEDAMSVLEEGDEADFLYQDQLFTAGPKILDYATDLDMVQEVSRITHPLLIIHGTEDATVPLSAVEELMTKIADTPGLKRLDVIEGGHHSFPYHQQELFELTLNFVQEKIAAGMER, encoded by the coding sequence ATGCCGAAAAGACTCGAAGGAATCGTCTTTGAAAACTCCCGCGGTCAAGAACTGGTCGGGGTCATGCATCATGGACAGGGCGAAGGCCCGCACCCGTGCCTGATCGTCTGCCACGGATTTGCAGGAACCAAAGTTGGAGGAAGCCGCCGCTTTGTCGAGTTTGGCCGCTACGCAGCGGAGCGCAACGTGTCGATTTTCCGCTTTGACTTCGCCGGTTCCGGTGACAGCGAGGGCGACCTGATCGATCTGACCTTGGATCGTGAGTTGGATGACCTCGAAGCTGCCGTCCGCGCCATCTCCGCTCTTCCGAGCGTCGATTCCTCCCGCGTCGGAGTCGTTGGACACTGCATGGGCGCTGTAACAGCCCTTCGTGCCGCGTCCCGCAACCCGGAAATCTGGCGCACGATCGCGTGGGCGCCGTTCACCGATCTGTCGGACACGATGCGCCGCCTGATCGGGGAAGATGCGATGAGCGTGTTGGAAGAGGGCGACGAAGCGGATTTCCTCTACCAAGACCAACTGTTCACCGCAGGTCCGAAGATCTTGGATTACGCGACCGACCTCGACATGGTCCAAGAAGTTTCCCGCATCACGCATCCGCTCTTGATCATCCACGGCACCGAGGACGCAACCGTACCGCTGTCCGCTGTGGAAGAGTTGATGACAAAAATCGCAGATACCCCGGGCCTCAAACGTCTGGACGTGATCGAAGGCGGACACCACTCCTTCCCGTATCACCAACAGGAACTGTTTGAACTCACCCTCAACTTTGTGCAAGAAAAAATTGCTGCCGGAATGGAGAGATAA
- a CDS encoding acyl carrier protein: protein MPDFDTFAAAVAERLNLDAEKIQPQALWVGDVGVSSVDIVKVVMLIRQKFGVKIPTTAAGKIKTVDDAYQLLQGASA from the coding sequence ATGCCTGATTTCGATACGTTTGCTGCGGCTGTTGCCGAGCGCTTGAACCTCGATGCTGAAAAAATCCAACCGCAAGCCCTGTGGGTGGGCGATGTCGGTGTAAGTTCCGTTGACATCGTAAAAGTCGTCATGCTCATCCGCCAAAAGTTTGGGGTCAAAATTCCGACCACCGCAGCGGGCAAGATCAAAACCGTTGATGACGCGTACCAACTGCTGCAAGGGGCGTCCGCATGA
- a CDS encoding Cof-type HAD-IIB family hydrolase produces the protein MSQVITVEQSRLVEQIQALPEQTYKLVAFDMDGTLLNAEHALSERTIKAVQAAAEQGLHVLLATGRMASAVRTHLDLLKTPGLVVSHNGAVVKDLHTQEIWHSQSIAQNVVDHVLTLVEKVEVTALHFNYDEEILLVHPNPHSDDFARDLGVELTYVTSLRERNEGPTSILFMDRKSVCDELLASLQEACPDGFDYVLIPWNEERWQFQLLPTQTSKGHGVLRVAEKLGISPAEIISFGDSYNDLEMISETGLGIAMGNAVPELKHVARLITLSHEQDGVAVALEALLERGRR, from the coding sequence ATGAGTCAGGTGATCACAGTCGAACAGTCGCGGCTGGTCGAACAGATCCAAGCTCTGCCGGAGCAGACGTACAAACTGGTTGCGTTCGACATGGACGGGACGTTGCTCAACGCAGAGCATGCCCTCTCCGAGCGCACCATCAAAGCTGTACAGGCGGCGGCGGAGCAAGGCTTGCATGTTCTGCTGGCAACAGGTCGGATGGCGAGTGCCGTTCGCACGCATCTGGACCTGTTGAAAACACCCGGCCTCGTCGTTTCCCACAACGGGGCGGTCGTCAAAGACCTGCACACCCAAGAGATCTGGCACAGCCAGTCCATCGCGCAAAACGTGGTGGATCACGTGTTGACCTTGGTTGAAAAAGTGGAGGTCACCGCGTTGCACTTCAACTATGACGAAGAGATTCTGCTCGTTCACCCGAACCCGCACAGCGATGATTTCGCTCGCGACCTCGGCGTCGAGCTGACATATGTCACGTCGCTTCGGGAGCGCAACGAAGGTCCGACCAGTATCTTGTTCATGGATCGCAAGTCGGTCTGTGACGAACTGCTCGCAAGTCTCCAAGAGGCTTGCCCGGATGGGTTCGATTACGTCTTGATCCCTTGGAACGAAGAGCGTTGGCAGTTCCAACTCTTGCCGACGCAGACCTCGAAGGGTCACGGCGTACTGCGTGTCGCAGAAAAACTCGGCATCTCGCCCGCTGAGATCATCTCGTTCGGGGATTCCTACAACGATTTGGAAATGATCTCGGAGACCGGTCTTGGGATCGCGATGGGCAACGCGGTCCCTGAATTAAAGCATGTGGCACGCTTGATCACGCTGTCCCACGAACAGGACGGTGTGGCGGTCGCTCTGGAAGCGTTGCTGGAGAGGGGACGCCGATGA
- the fabD gene encoding ACP S-malonyltransferase — MTALRYVVMFPGQGSQYVGMGQEIADHSPAADHLYEVAEKFSGMPIRSISSEGPEDLLQETANTQPCLLVASIACFEALREEFPTPPTYVLGHSAGEFAALVAAGALSFEDAVLLIQKRGQLMGEMANGGMAALKNVTLETAQRICKEAVVPGGALVTANLNSPNQIVISGDEDSIEEAVMYCLERDIEVVPLAVSGAFHSPLMQPAAEEFAENLSRATFSSTTIPVISNVTAEPTTDGDAWPELLAKQMVSPVLFEPSIRGLGEAGITTFVEVGPKNVLSRLIRRILPEAQTLHVQDLASLHETVARLQALAESSKTREEISNAISFR, encoded by the coding sequence ATGACGGCCCTCCGTTATGTCGTGATGTTCCCCGGTCAAGGCTCTCAGTACGTCGGAATGGGGCAGGAGATTGCTGATCATTCTCCCGCCGCCGACCATCTGTACGAAGTCGCCGAGAAATTCAGCGGCATGCCGATTCGCTCCATTTCCTCCGAAGGGCCGGAAGATCTGCTACAAGAGACCGCCAACACGCAACCGTGTCTGCTGGTCGCCTCGATTGCATGTTTCGAAGCGTTGCGCGAGGAGTTCCCCACGCCGCCGACGTACGTCCTCGGACACAGTGCCGGTGAGTTTGCCGCACTCGTGGCTGCAGGAGCACTCTCCTTTGAAGATGCCGTGCTGCTCATCCAGAAGCGCGGGCAATTGATGGGGGAGATGGCCAACGGCGGAATGGCCGCTCTGAAAAACGTAACGCTTGAAACGGCGCAACGCATTTGCAAGGAAGCAGTGGTTCCCGGTGGCGCTCTCGTCACTGCGAACCTCAACTCACCGAATCAGATCGTCATCTCCGGTGACGAGGATTCGATAGAAGAAGCGGTGATGTATTGTCTCGAACGAGATATCGAAGTTGTGCCGCTGGCCGTCTCGGGTGCGTTTCACTCCCCGCTGATGCAGCCGGCCGCCGAGGAGTTCGCCGAAAACCTGTCCCGTGCGACCTTCTCGTCGACTACAATTCCGGTTATCTCCAACGTGACGGCAGAACCGACCACCGATGGAGACGCTTGGCCGGAGTTGCTCGCCAAGCAGATGGTCTCCCCGGTGCTGTTTGAACCGTCCATTCGTGGGCTTGGTGAGGCTGGCATCACCACGTTTGTTGAAGTGGGCCCCAAAAATGTGTTATCCCGTCTGATCCGTCGCATTCTGCCGGAAGCACAAACCCTGCATGTGCAAGACCTTGCAAGCCTGCACGAAACGGTCGCTCGTTTGCAAGCCCTGGCTGAAAGCAGCAAAACCCGAGAGGAGATTTCCAATGCCATTTCTTTCCGTTGA
- a CDS encoding tautomerase family protein, whose protein sequence is MPFLSVDTWSGLSVETKKAFLYQATRRTSELLNIPPDKIQVLIRESASENWSKAGAHVTDSDFAAKTRLTDWNTSYDDGQSPISNMTVITIDVWNFYNQEQKDAWVRELTILSGELLGTPADSVLILIRDMVPGNWGQTGVTGASSNFLTDSRRLNVDFSVKS, encoded by the coding sequence ATGCCATTTCTTTCCGTTGATACGTGGTCCGGTCTGTCGGTCGAAACGAAAAAAGCGTTTCTCTACCAAGCAACCCGCCGCACGTCCGAACTTCTGAACATCCCGCCGGACAAAATCCAAGTTCTGATCCGCGAGTCCGCTTCGGAAAACTGGTCGAAAGCGGGCGCACACGTGACCGATTCCGACTTCGCCGCGAAGACCCGCCTCACCGACTGGAACACGTCCTACGACGACGGTCAATCGCCGATCTCGAACATGACGGTCATCACGATCGACGTCTGGAACTTCTACAACCAAGAACAAAAAGACGCATGGGTTCGCGAACTGACCATCCTGTCCGGCGAACTGCTCGGCACTCCGGCTGACAGCGTGCTGATCTTGATCCGCGACATGGTACCGGGCAACTGGGGCCAAACCGGCGTCACCGGCGCTTCGTCGAACTTCCTGACCGATTCGCGCCGCCTGAACGTAGATTTTTCCGTAAAGTCATAA